From Shewanella psychrophila, a single genomic window includes:
- the tsaD gene encoding tRNA (adenosine(37)-N6)-threonylcarbamoyltransferase complex transferase subunit TsaD, translated as MRVLGIETSCDETGIAVYDDELGLLSHTLYSQVKLHADYGGVVPELASRDHVRKVVPLIKQALADANCGIDDIDGVAYTTGPGLVGALLVGACVGRSLAYSWSKPAVGVHHMEGHLLAPMLEDNVPEFPFLALLVSGGHSMMVAVEGIGQYEVLGESVDDAAGEAFDKTAKLMGLDYPGGPRLAKLAAKGETGHYRFPRPMTDKPGLNFSFSGLKTFAANTIASEPDDEQTRANIALAFEEAVVDTLAIKCRRALKQTGYSRLVIAGGVSANSRLRGSLAEMMQKLGGEVFYPRGEFCTDNGAMIAYAGLQRLKAGQTEDLGVKGMPRWSLDSLPPL; from the coding sequence ATGCGGGTTTTAGGTATTGAAACATCTTGCGACGAAACAGGAATAGCCGTTTATGATGATGAGCTAGGCTTGTTATCTCACACATTATATAGCCAGGTAAAACTCCATGCCGATTACGGTGGGGTTGTACCCGAACTTGCATCTCGAGATCATGTTAGAAAGGTTGTGCCCTTAATCAAACAAGCTCTTGCCGATGCTAACTGTGGAATCGATGATATCGATGGTGTTGCTTATACCACAGGTCCTGGTTTGGTCGGAGCCTTGTTAGTCGGTGCCTGTGTGGGACGCTCATTAGCCTATTCATGGAGTAAGCCAGCCGTTGGCGTGCATCATATGGAAGGCCATCTCTTAGCGCCTATGTTAGAGGATAATGTGCCCGAGTTTCCTTTTCTTGCGCTGTTAGTATCTGGCGGACACTCTATGATGGTGGCCGTCGAAGGCATTGGTCAATATGAAGTGCTTGGCGAGTCAGTTGATGATGCAGCAGGTGAAGCATTCGATAAAACGGCTAAACTTATGGGGCTCGATTATCCTGGTGGGCCAAGACTCGCTAAGTTAGCCGCTAAAGGTGAAACAGGCCACTATCGTTTTCCTCGGCCTATGACGGATAAGCCTGGGCTCAATTTCAGCTTTTCTGGTTTGAAGACCTTTGCCGCCAATACGATTGCCAGCGAGCCTGATGATGAGCAGACCCGAGCTAATATTGCATTGGCTTTCGAGGAGGCGGTTGTTGATACGCTCGCTATCAAGTGTCGTCGTGCGCTTAAACAAACAGGCTATAGTCGCTTAGTGATTGCTGGAGGAGTGAGTGCTAATTCTCGTTTGCGCGGCTCACTGGCTGAGATGATGCAAAAGTTAGGCGGAGAAGTCTTCTATCCCAGAGGCGAGTTCTGTACAGATAATGGTGCGATGATCGCCTATGCCGGTTTGCAAAGGCTTAAGGCTGGTCAAACAGAGGATTTAGGTGTCAAAGGTATGCCGCGTTGGTCCTTAGACTCACTGCCTCCGCTATAG
- a CDS encoding GatB/YqeY domain-containing protein translates to MSLVDQLKSQMKDAMRAKEKVRLGTIRMALAAVKQIEVDTRETLTDDQAIAVLTKMVKQRRDSITQYSAAGRDELAAIEAEEIKVLEVFLPQPLTEEEIAVLVDASIEEMSASSMADMGKVMGALKPKVLGRADMAAIGAIIRAKLK, encoded by the coding sequence ATGAGCCTAGTTGATCAGCTAAAAAGCCAGATGAAAGACGCCATGCGTGCCAAAGAAAAGGTACGCTTGGGGACTATCCGTATGGCACTAGCCGCCGTTAAACAGATTGAAGTGGATACCCGCGAAACTCTGACTGACGACCAAGCTATAGCTGTCTTAACCAAAATGGTTAAACAGCGTCGTGATTCGATTACACAATATAGTGCAGCCGGACGCGACGAACTAGCAGCAATTGAAGCAGAAGAGATCAAGGTACTTGAAGTCTTCCTGCCTCAGCCTCTTACTGAAGAGGAAATTGCCGTGCTAGTTGATGCAAGCATCGAAGAGATGAGCGCATCCTCCATGGCGGATATGGGCAAAGTAATGGGCGCATTAAAACCTAAAGTCTTAGGCAGAGCTGATATGGCGGCAATAGGCGCTATAATCAGAGCTAAACTTAAGTAA
- the plsY gene encoding glycerol-3-phosphate 1-O-acyltransferase PlsY: MTITVLTLVMILTAYLAGSISSAVLVCQMRGLPDPRTEGSGNPGATNVLRIGGASSAAMVLFFDMLKGALPAYLAFRIGVDPVSLGLIAIAACVGHIFPIFFKFKGGKGVATAFGAMAPIGHDLALSLIGTWIVMVIISRYSSLAAIITALLAPAYTWYLDDRFTIPVSMLSALIVIRHKDNIRRLIKGEESKVSRKKREKPEK, encoded by the coding sequence TTGACCATAACAGTACTCACTCTGGTAATGATATTGACCGCCTACTTGGCTGGCTCAATTTCCAGCGCCGTGCTCGTTTGTCAAATGCGTGGACTTCCCGATCCTCGCACTGAGGGCTCAGGTAATCCAGGGGCGACCAATGTCCTGCGCATAGGTGGAGCCAGCTCCGCAGCTATGGTGCTATTCTTTGACATGTTAAAAGGTGCCCTACCTGCCTATCTCGCCTTCCGTATTGGTGTCGACCCAGTCTCTCTAGGCCTGATTGCAATCGCCGCCTGCGTAGGTCATATCTTCCCAATATTCTTTAAATTTAAAGGCGGAAAAGGAGTCGCTACGGCATTCGGCGCCATGGCCCCAATCGGCCATGACCTAGCGCTTTCTCTGATAGGCACTTGGATCGTCATGGTAATAATCAGTCGATACTCCTCACTTGCGGCGATTATCACAGCCCTACTTGCTCCCGCCTATACCTGGTACTTAGATGACAGATTCACCATTCCGGTCTCCATGCTTTCGGCCTTAATCGTCATCAGGCATAAAGATAATATTCGTCGCCTAATAAAAGGTGAAGAGTCTAAAGTTTCCCGAAAGAAAAGAGAGAAGCCGGAGAAATAA
- the rpsU gene encoding 30S ribosomal protein S21 — MPIIKVRENEPFDVALRRFKRSCEKAGILADVRAREFYEKPTTARKRAKAAAIKRLAKKLSRENARRVRLY; from the coding sequence ATGCCAATAATTAAAGTACGCGAAAACGAACCATTTGACGTAGCTCTACGTCGTTTTAAGCGCTCTTGTGAAAAAGCCGGTATCTTAGCTGATGTTCGCGCTCGTGAGTTCTACGAGAAGCCAACTACTGCACGTAAGCGTGCTAAAGCCGCTGCAATTAAGCGTCTTGCTAAGAAGCTTTCTCGCGAAAACGCTCGTCGCGTACGTTTATACTAA
- the folB gene encoding dihydroneopterin aldolase, producing MDRVLIRQLKIETVIGIYEWEKKIHQNLLIDLDMAWDNKPAADTDDYQYALCYETVSNRLVALITEKPIELIETVAEMIATCLMDEFDVPQVKVTVMKPGAVPCAAAVGVEIERGYC from the coding sequence ATGGACAGAGTATTAATACGACAGTTAAAAATAGAAACTGTTATCGGGATCTATGAGTGGGAAAAAAAGATCCATCAGAACTTGTTGATCGATTTGGATATGGCTTGGGATAACAAGCCCGCCGCGGATACCGATGATTATCAGTATGCCTTGTGTTATGAGACGGTATCGAATCGTTTAGTCGCCTTAATAACTGAAAAGCCAATTGAACTCATCGAAACCGTAGCCGAGATGATCGCGACTTGTTTAATGGATGAGTTTGATGTGCCTCAGGTCAAAGTCACTGTGATGAAACCGGGGGCTGTGCCTTGCGCTGCTGCCGTTGGTGTCGAAATTGAGAGAGGTTATTGTTAG